One genomic region from Methylocystis echinoides encodes:
- a CDS encoding copper-transporting P-type ATPase produces the protein MGHEHHHHSDPAEHTTHSHPHPSHASPGQPVKPGQSDTPPEGGVIYTCPMHPQIRQVGPGNCPICGMALEPVVSTVEEGPSAELTDMTRRFWVGLTLTVPVFLLEMGGHFLNLHDYFSPEESGWLQFALATPVVLWGGWPFFVRGAQSLLTRNLNMFTLIAMGTGVAWIYSVIAVFVPSIFPETFRSANGSVPVYFEAAAVITVLVLLGQVLELRARERTGGAIRALLNLAPVTAKRVRDDGSDEEVALEQVRVGDRLRVRPGEKVPVDGALVEGRSSVDESMVTGESMPVTKSVGDNVIGGTLNQTGSFVMRADKVGSDTILSRIVDMVASAQRSRAPIQRLADQVSGWFVPLVILVAIIAFAAWAIWGPEPRMSYGLIAAVSVLIIACPCALGLATPMSIMVGVGRGAQSGVLIKNAEALERLEKVDTLVIDKTGTLTEGKPRVTAIRPVAEVTENELLRVAASLERASEHPLAQAIVQAAYERNVILTEATDFDSPVGKGVTGRIGGLAVAIGNRRFMEELGVNAAALDAVAERLRQDGATAIFVAIDGRPAGVIAIADPIKETTQDALQSLIADGISVVMLTGDNWTSARAVARRLGISEVEAEILPQDKSEVVARLRRSGRIVAMAGDGVNDAPALAAADVGIAMGTGTDVAIESAGVTLLKGDLRGIVRGRRLSKATMRNIRENLFFAFIYNAAGVAVAAGALYPAFGLLLSPTIAAAAMALSSVSVVANSLRLRRARIEPKRLPIMPPFPGIT, from the coding sequence ATGGGTCACGAACATCATCATCACTCAGACCCGGCTGAACATACGACGCATTCTCATCCGCACCCTTCGCATGCCTCTCCCGGCCAGCCTGTAAAGCCTGGGCAGAGCGATACTCCTCCCGAAGGAGGGGTGATCTACACATGCCCCATGCATCCGCAAATTCGCCAGGTCGGGCCCGGGAACTGCCCAATTTGCGGGATGGCGCTGGAGCCCGTCGTTTCGACCGTGGAGGAGGGACCAAGCGCCGAACTTACAGATATGACGCGGCGATTCTGGGTTGGGCTGACGCTAACGGTGCCTGTTTTCCTACTGGAGATGGGCGGCCACTTCCTCAATCTCCACGATTATTTCTCGCCGGAAGAATCCGGTTGGTTGCAGTTTGCCTTGGCAACCCCGGTGGTTCTGTGGGGAGGTTGGCCCTTCTTTGTCAGAGGCGCGCAGTCGCTCCTGACTCGAAACCTCAACATGTTCACGCTCATCGCGATGGGTACGGGCGTCGCATGGATTTATAGCGTTATCGCAGTCTTTGTCCCTTCAATCTTTCCAGAGACGTTTCGTAGCGCGAACGGTTCTGTTCCTGTCTATTTCGAGGCCGCGGCTGTTATCACAGTGCTGGTGCTCCTTGGACAAGTTCTCGAACTGCGCGCGCGGGAACGGACGGGCGGGGCTATTCGCGCCCTGCTCAACCTTGCGCCGGTCACGGCGAAGCGTGTTCGGGATGATGGTTCGGACGAGGAGGTCGCTCTGGAGCAGGTCCGTGTTGGCGACCGCTTGCGTGTGCGCCCTGGAGAGAAGGTCCCAGTCGATGGGGCCCTTGTCGAGGGTCGAAGCTCGGTGGACGAGTCCATGGTGACGGGCGAGTCCATGCCGGTGACCAAAAGCGTTGGAGACAATGTCATCGGCGGCACTCTCAACCAGACCGGCAGCTTCGTGATGAGGGCTGACAAGGTTGGCAGCGATACGATCCTCTCTCGCATTGTAGACATGGTCGCTTCCGCCCAAAGAAGCCGCGCGCCGATTCAACGTCTCGCTGATCAGGTCTCCGGCTGGTTCGTGCCTCTGGTGATCCTCGTCGCGATCATCGCCTTTGCCGCCTGGGCGATTTGGGGGCCTGAGCCTAGAATGAGTTATGGGCTAATCGCAGCTGTCTCGGTGCTCATCATCGCCTGTCCCTGCGCCCTTGGCCTCGCGACCCCAATGTCTATCATGGTCGGCGTCGGGCGCGGAGCGCAATCGGGCGTCCTGATCAAGAACGCCGAAGCGCTTGAGCGTCTGGAAAAAGTTGACACGCTCGTCATCGACAAGACTGGCACGCTGACGGAGGGCAAGCCGCGGGTAACGGCCATCCGCCCGGTCGCAGAAGTAACAGAAAACGAGCTTCTGAGAGTCGCGGCAAGCCTTGAGCGCGCAAGCGAGCATCCACTAGCGCAGGCGATTGTTCAGGCGGCCTATGAACGAAACGTAATCCTCACCGAGGCCACGGATTTTGACTCGCCCGTCGGAAAGGGCGTGACCGGTCGCATCGGCGGGCTCGCTGTCGCCATTGGCAATCGGCGCTTTATGGAAGAGCTCGGCGTAAACGCCGCGGCGCTCGATGCCGTTGCCGAGCGGCTGCGTCAGGATGGGGCGACGGCGATTTTCGTCGCTATAGATGGCCGCCCGGCCGGGGTCATCGCAATCGCCGATCCGATCAAGGAGACGACGCAGGACGCGCTGCAGTCGCTCATTGCTGATGGAATCTCCGTGGTCATGCTCACAGGCGACAATTGGACATCGGCGCGAGCGGTCGCGAGACGGCTGGGCATTTCCGAGGTCGAGGCAGAAATACTACCGCAGGATAAGAGCGAGGTTGTCGCCCGTTTGCGTCGATCCGGCCGGATTGTCGCTATGGCGGGAGATGGCGTGAACGACGCCCCAGCGTTAGCGGCGGCGGATGTGGGTATCGCCATGGGTACGGGAACCGATGTGGCGATCGAGAGTGCAGGCGTCACTCTGCTAAAAGGGGACCTGCGCGGCATCGTGCGCGGGCGACGTCTGTCAAAGGCGACCATGCGAAATATCCGAGAAAACCTCTTTTTCGCTTTTATCTACAATGCAGCGGGCGTGGCTGTCGCTGCAGGCGCGCTGTATCCCGCCTTCGGTCTTTTGCTGTCGCCCACAATCGCTGCGGCGGCCATGGCGCTGTCCTCTGTCAGCGTCGTCGCCAATTCACTGAGGCTCCGGCGGGCCCGGATCGAGCCTAAGCGTCTGCCAATCATGCCGCCGTTTCCTGGAATCACTTAG
- a CDS encoding DUF2933 domain-containing protein encodes MRPERRNMRFSLPRTPILFLYAIAAAFLIYWHWRHILDALPFLVVLACPLMHLFMHHGHGHRQDTPPTDKSESREV; translated from the coding sequence ATGAGACCCGAGAGGCGAAACATGAGATTTTCACTCCCAAGAACGCCCATCCTATTTCTCTACGCAATAGCAGCCGCATTCCTCATTTATTGGCATTGGAGGCATATCCTTGACGCCCTCCCGTTTTTAGTCGTGCTCGCATGCCCGCTGATGCATCTCTTCATGCACCATGGACATGGCCACCGCCAGGACACGCCGCCGACTGATAAGTCAGAGAGCCGCGAAGTCTGA
- the atpD gene encoding F0F1 ATP synthase subunit beta, with the protein MNLEAKDARPPGRVIAVHGSVIDLHFAPEHLPVINEAVSIQWDLGAPLIAEIQQHLDATTVRAVALENTAGLKRGTPAHAAGSPIQVPVGNPVLGRLLGALGDPADNGPAFPPDIERRPIHRRPPDISRRGSSLEIFRTGIKAIDLLAPLVKGGKAAMFGGAGVGKTVLIMELIRTTVELHSGISVFGGIGERSREGHELLLELGQSGVLKQTALVFGQMNEPPGARWRAGLTALAIAEYFRDTAHENVLLLVDNVYRLVQAGAEVSGLLGRLPSRVGYQPTLSTEIAEFEERIASVAGAAITSIQAVYVPADDFTDPAVAEIFSHLDSSIVLSRDMASEGMYPAIDPLASTSSLLDPRLVGEAHYRTAQDVRSAIAHYRELQEIIALLGIEELSASDRSTVKRARRLMRFLTQPFLATVSFTGMAGRSIELEATLAGCRAILDGEADDWAESSLYMVGDIAEAREKEMTMKSVK; encoded by the coding sequence ATGAATCTAGAGGCTAAGGATGCCCGACCGCCCGGACGCGTGATCGCGGTGCACGGGTCGGTAATAGACCTGCATTTCGCACCCGAGCATCTTCCGGTGATAAACGAAGCCGTTTCCATCCAATGGGACCTCGGCGCTCCCCTTATTGCAGAAATCCAGCAGCACCTGGACGCAACTACCGTTCGCGCCGTCGCGTTAGAGAATACAGCGGGTCTGAAGCGCGGGACTCCCGCACACGCTGCTGGTTCTCCAATCCAAGTGCCCGTAGGAAACCCCGTGCTCGGAAGACTCCTCGGCGCTTTGGGTGATCCCGCTGACAATGGGCCGGCTTTCCCACCCGATATTGAACGACGCCCCATTCATAGGCGCCCCCCAGACATTTCCAGGCGCGGGAGTAGCCTGGAGATTTTCCGCACTGGCATTAAGGCGATCGACCTCCTTGCACCCCTGGTAAAGGGCGGTAAGGCGGCCATGTTTGGCGGTGCGGGCGTTGGCAAAACAGTCTTAATCATGGAACTTATACGCACCACTGTCGAACTGCATTCTGGGATCTCGGTTTTCGGCGGCATTGGCGAGCGCTCGCGCGAAGGCCATGAACTCCTTCTCGAACTCGGTCAATCCGGCGTGCTGAAACAGACTGCGCTTGTGTTCGGGCAGATGAATGAACCCCCTGGAGCGCGTTGGCGGGCGGGACTGACTGCGCTCGCTATCGCCGAATATTTCCGAGACACGGCCCACGAGAACGTTCTGCTTCTCGTCGACAATGTTTATCGTCTCGTCCAAGCAGGAGCAGAGGTTTCTGGGCTGCTAGGGCGACTTCCCTCCCGCGTCGGCTACCAACCGACACTATCAACTGAGATTGCCGAATTCGAAGAGCGGATCGCTTCGGTTGCCGGGGCCGCCATTACCTCAATTCAGGCCGTGTACGTGCCAGCCGATGATTTCACCGATCCGGCAGTAGCGGAAATATTCAGCCATCTGGACTCTTCCATCGTTCTCTCACGCGACATGGCGAGCGAGGGGATGTACCCAGCGATCGACCCCTTAGCCTCCACCTCTAGCCTCCTTGATCCGAGGTTGGTCGGCGAGGCCCACTATAGAACCGCTCAGGATGTTCGGAGTGCGATCGCTCACTACCGTGAGCTTCAGGAGATTATCGCGCTGCTGGGGATCGAGGAATTAAGCGCATCTGATCGCAGCACGGTCAAAAGGGCCCGCCGCCTCATGCGATTTCTGACTCAACCTTTTCTAGCCACGGTTAGTTTTACCGGAATGGCTGGCCGGTCAATTGAGCTTGAGGCGACGCTTGCTGGATGTCGAGCGATTCTAGACGGCGAGGCCGATGACTGGGCCGAAAGCTCACTCTACATGGTGGGGGATATCGCAGAGGCTCGTGAGAAAGAGATGACAATGAAAAGCGTCAAATGA
- a CDS encoding N-ATPase subunit AtpR produces MTLELVSIALPAAAAALSGFVFGLAYFAAMRATVAHIAAGSGWMVPSTLTAARIIGVTTLLFFMARMGAMPLLATFIGLLIARQLALRHQRDG; encoded by the coding sequence ATGACTCTCGAGCTTGTTTCGATCGCTTTACCGGCAGCCGCTGCAGCCCTATCGGGCTTCGTTTTTGGGCTCGCGTATTTCGCGGCCATGCGTGCAACAGTGGCGCACATTGCCGCGGGTTCGGGCTGGATGGTCCCTTCAACCCTCACAGCGGCCCGAATAATTGGGGTGACGACCCTGTTGTTTTTCATGGCGCGCATGGGGGCCATGCCCTTGCTCGCCACCTTTATTGGCCTTCTTATTGCTCGCCAGCTTGCGCTGCGGCATCAAAGAGACGGCTAA
- a CDS encoding AtpZ/AtpI family protein, whose translation MSAERARGCMNEGKRENHENLEEAVRLRRRRRALGQHEGERPLGRNLALIGALGWTIVTPTLIGVFVGRWLDSRLASGIFWTLSLLAIGLALGCALAWKRMQSE comes from the coding sequence ATGAGCGCGGAAAGGGCGCGCGGCTGTATGAATGAGGGAAAGCGAGAGAACCACGAAAATCTTGAGGAAGCCGTCAGGTTACGGCGGCGCCGCCGCGCGCTTGGCCAGCATGAAGGGGAGCGTCCGCTCGGCCGCAACCTCGCGCTTATCGGCGCTTTAGGCTGGACAATTGTGACGCCTACGTTGATCGGCGTCTTTGTTGGGCGCTGGCTAGATAGCCGTCTCGCTTCCGGTATTTTTTGGACTTTGAGCTTGCTCGCAATCGGCCTCGCGCTTGGATGCGCGCTAGCCTGGAAGAGGATGCAAAGCGAATGA
- a CDS encoding F0F1 ATP synthase subunit epsilon, with translation MKLNVYTPLATVLDGWDVTYLRAEDESGAFGILPGHADFLTALTVSVVTWRDLEGAEHHVAVRGGIFEVRGGEITIATKEAVQSDDLIRLEAEVLSAFRRAQEEDKAARTDAQRLYLAAIRQICCFLRDERGKGARLYE, from the coding sequence ATGAAACTGAACGTCTATACGCCGCTGGCGACTGTCTTGGACGGTTGGGATGTCACTTATCTTCGCGCCGAGGACGAATCGGGCGCGTTCGGCATTTTACCTGGTCACGCTGATTTCCTTACCGCGCTCACGGTTTCGGTCGTAACTTGGCGGGATCTTGAAGGAGCGGAGCATCACGTCGCGGTGCGCGGGGGGATTTTTGAGGTGCGCGGGGGAGAGATCACCATCGCCACAAAGGAGGCGGTGCAATCCGACGATTTGATCAGGCTAGAAGCAGAAGTGCTGAGCGCGTTCCGTCGCGCGCAAGAAGAGGACAAAGCCGCTCGCACCGACGCCCAACGCCTATACCTTGCGGCGATCAGACAGATTTGCTGCTTTCTAAGGGATGAGCGCGGAAAGGGCGCGCGGCTGTATGAATGA